One genomic segment of Gimesia chilikensis includes these proteins:
- a CDS encoding hydroxymethylphosphonate dioxygenase, producing MKEKIEISLHDVLSLEKTPDQRVDGLFELMQVQGQSYYDEAVTQLEHALQAAQLARSSQASMEQITAALLHDIGHFLMNEHEAHDDFLSEDWEHETVGARQLEPFFGRAITDPIFLHVPAKRYLCTVEPDYFNGLSLASQRSFALQGGLMSDKEVARFESQPFHHTAVLLRRWDDGAKVRGLSVPGLEDYRVEVLSCLEH from the coding sequence ATGAAAGAAAAAATCGAAATCTCCCTGCACGATGTCCTCTCACTCGAAAAGACTCCTGACCAGCGAGTCGATGGCCTGTTCGAACTGATGCAGGTACAGGGACAGAGCTACTACGATGAAGCAGTCACGCAACTGGAACATGCCCTGCAGGCCGCACAACTCGCCCGCAGCAGTCAGGCCAGCATGGAACAGATCACCGCTGCCCTGCTGCACGATATCGGCCACTTCCTGATGAACGAGCACGAAGCACACGATGATTTCCTCTCCGAAGACTGGGAACACGAAACGGTCGGCGCCCGGCAGCTGGAACCGTTTTTCGGCAGAGCGATTACCGATCCGATCTTTCTGCACGTCCCCGCCAAGCGCTATCTCTGCACCGTCGAACCCGATTACTTCAACGGCCTGTCACTCGCTTCACAGAGGAGCTTTGCCCTGCAGGGAGGGCTGATGAGCGACAAGGAAGTGGCACGGTTTGAAAGCCAGCCCTTCCATCATACGGCTGTGCTCCTCCGCCGCTGGGATGACGGCGCCAAGGTCAGAGGGCTCTCAGTACCGGGCCTGGAAGATT
- a CDS encoding methylphosphonate hydroxylase, producing the protein MTISITRAQQDQWQQTGYLKLPGFLTPDETRNLQEWVEEISEWPASDDQWMHHFEQTPAGIRLARTEYLLDFHSGIRTLLTSGKIPEYAGSLMGVPAVLYKEKINYKYPGGGGYAPHQDAPAYEFIHNHITCSIAIDAATPENGCLFFAPDLHRQGLLHLDEHGCIEPEFALTLNWEPVPMQPGDALFFSSYAPHKSPPNKTEQPRRTLYLTYNALAEGDRREEYYADKRRSLAEIGQTSAEKLQISKIGHFNGKPVERS; encoded by the coding sequence ATGACTATCAGCATCACCCGCGCACAACAGGACCAGTGGCAGCAGACCGGCTACCTCAAACTGCCCGGCTTTCTCACGCCCGATGAAACCCGGAATCTGCAGGAGTGGGTCGAGGAAATCAGCGAATGGCCCGCCAGCGATGACCAGTGGATGCACCACTTCGAACAGACTCCCGCCGGCATTCGTCTTGCCCGCACCGAGTATCTGCTCGACTTCCACTCCGGCATCCGCACACTGCTCACCTCGGGCAAGATACCGGAATATGCGGGCTCACTGATGGGCGTACCGGCGGTCCTCTATAAAGAAAAGATCAACTACAAGTATCCGGGTGGGGGCGGTTATGCCCCGCATCAGGATGCCCCCGCTTACGAATTCATCCACAATCACATCACCTGTTCGATCGCCATCGACGCAGCCACTCCGGAAAACGGCTGCCTGTTCTTCGCCCCCGATCTGCATCGCCAGGGACTGCTGCACCTGGATGAACACGGCTGCATTGAACCGGAGTTCGCTTTAACGCTGAACTGGGAACCGGTGCCCATGCAGCCGGGTGATGCCCTGTTCTTCAGCTCGTACGCACCCCATAAAAGTCCACCTAACAAAACAGAACAACCACGTCGCACGCTTTACCTCACCTACAACGCACTCGCGGAGGGAGACCGGCGTGAAGAATACTACGCAGATAAACGACGTTCATTAGCGGAAATCGGACAAACCAGCGCCGAGAAACTACAGATCAGTAAGATCGGCCATTTTAACGGAAAGCCTGTGGAACGGTCATGA
- a CDS encoding DUF5690 family protein: MRFRSRYISTRLEQSHQGVLTLWSVIAAFTTYFCMYAFRKPFTVAQYEDLVFWGLGYKVILLFAQISGYALSKLIGIKVISEMSANRRAAMILSLIAIAHLALLPYAVAPYWLKPLFLFLNGLPLGMVFGCVFAFLEGRRVTEAMAAGLCASFIMASGTVKTVGAVLMQNYGVSEFWMPFATGGLFWLPLLVGVWMLQQIPPPGERDISARAVRSPFNGAERRQFFRNHAGGLTVLILLMVLLTLFRSVRDDYAAEIWSGFGIEKPAIFAQSETLVAAVVVALSAIAVFIGANYRAFFTGMLLTGIGFATALGTTLYYWGTTSWTEQAAFQFMVLIGISLYVPYVLFHTTIYERVIAMLRYKSNVGYLLYLGDFAGYLSTVILMATVNLVFANNLDFVALLFWLALIISPLSIAGTLYVIRYFHLRQSVSQPAPAPQLNLETDNRLGTNTGIVS; the protein is encoded by the coding sequence ATGCGATTTCGATCACGGTACATCTCGACGCGTCTGGAACAGAGTCATCAGGGGGTTCTGACCCTCTGGTCTGTGATCGCTGCCTTTACGACTTATTTCTGCATGTACGCCTTCCGTAAACCGTTTACGGTGGCGCAGTATGAAGACCTCGTCTTCTGGGGACTCGGCTATAAAGTCATTCTCCTGTTCGCGCAGATCAGCGGCTACGCTCTCTCCAAACTGATCGGCATCAAGGTCATTTCAGAGATGAGCGCCAACCGCCGCGCCGCCATGATTCTTTCGCTGATTGCCATCGCACATCTGGCCCTGCTTCCTTATGCCGTCGCTCCCTACTGGCTCAAACCGCTGTTTCTGTTCCTGAACGGGCTGCCGCTGGGCATGGTCTTTGGGTGTGTCTTCGCGTTTCTGGAAGGGAGACGCGTGACCGAAGCCATGGCCGCCGGTCTGTGTGCCAGCTTCATCATGGCCTCGGGTACCGTCAAAACCGTCGGCGCAGTCCTGATGCAGAACTACGGCGTGTCGGAATTCTGGATGCCGTTCGCCACAGGCGGCCTGTTCTGGCTGCCACTCCTGGTGGGTGTCTGGATGCTGCAGCAGATCCCGCCCCCCGGGGAACGTGACATTTCGGCCCGCGCAGTGCGTTCCCCCTTTAATGGTGCAGAACGTCGCCAGTTTTTTCGGAACCATGCCGGCGGCCTGACTGTGCTGATCCTGCTGATGGTCCTGCTCACGCTGTTCCGCAGCGTCCGCGACGATTACGCAGCCGAAATCTGGTCCGGGTTTGGCATCGAAAAACCGGCCATCTTCGCGCAGTCCGAAACCCTGGTCGCCGCGGTGGTCGTCGCCCTCAGTGCGATTGCCGTCTTTATCGGAGCGAACTATCGCGCCTTTTTTACAGGCATGCTCCTGACAGGAATCGGCTTCGCGACCGCCCTGGGCACCACGCTCTACTATTGGGGCACCACCAGTTGGACCGAACAGGCGGCGTTCCAGTTCATGGTGCTGATCGGCATCAGCCTCTACGTCCCGTATGTCCTCTTTCACACCACGATTTACGAACGGGTCATCGCTATGCTCCGCTATAAGAGCAATGTCGGCTACCTGCTTTACCTGGGCGATTTCGCTGGCTATCTCAGCACCGTGATTTTAATGGCGACCGTCAACCTGGTGTTCGCTAACAACCTCGATTTCGTCGCCCTGCTCTTCTGGCTGGCGTTGATCATCTCGCCCCTCTCCATTGCAGGCACCTTGTACGTCATCCGTTATTTCCATCTGCGACAGTCGGTCAGCCAACCCGCGCCGGCACCGCAGCTCAACCTCGAAACCGACAATCGCTTAGGCACCAACACAGGTATCGTATCATGA
- a CDS encoding ABC transporter permease gives MNTLTIAWKSIKQRRLASALTALSVALGVTLMISVLVINGVIDKMFNQTASGYDLIVGPKGSPLQLVLNTVFRVGAPIENLPYRYYEELKKDPRIEEAIPFAIGDVTEEGGFPIVGTIPRYFALEYIPGRHFRINKDGKFLPGTWDAVIGSAVAKQNNWKMGDEFQLIHGSAESGHVHDEKFKIVGILAPTGTPNDRTVFVNLRGFYQVSGHEKPLEEALRREAEFFGEKIDEAELQKILKENAGHDHHDHSGHDHGHDHGHEVPDAQKEVTAILVQMKGDRLRGFSTIKLQSELKEGNKAQAVNPIQQISWLMINIVGNVRTMLIILTSLIIVVSGVSIFVSIYNSMADRKREIAIMRALGAGRTAVFTIILSESVLLCLGGGILGILLGHGLVFAAAPIIEARSGLLINPFAFSSVELILLPVLVVLASLVGFIPAMTAYRTDVASTLSDT, from the coding sequence ATGAATACACTGACCATCGCCTGGAAAAGCATCAAACAACGTCGCCTCGCCTCTGCACTGACGGCCCTCAGCGTGGCCCTGGGTGTGACGCTGATGATCTCCGTTCTGGTCATCAACGGCGTCATCGACAAGATGTTTAACCAGACCGCCAGCGGCTACGACCTCATCGTCGGTCCCAAGGGCAGCCCGCTTCAACTCGTGTTGAATACCGTCTTCCGCGTCGGTGCCCCGATTGAGAATCTCCCCTACCGCTACTACGAAGAACTGAAAAAAGATCCCCGTATCGAAGAAGCCATCCCTTTCGCGATCGGCGATGTCACGGAGGAAGGCGGCTTTCCGATTGTCGGCACCATTCCACGTTACTTCGCCCTGGAATACATCCCGGGGCGGCACTTCCGCATCAATAAGGATGGCAAGTTCCTGCCCGGGACCTGGGATGCCGTCATCGGTTCTGCTGTCGCGAAACAGAACAACTGGAAAATGGGAGATGAATTTCAGTTGATTCACGGCTCCGCGGAGAGTGGTCACGTCCACGATGAAAAATTCAAGATCGTCGGAATCCTCGCACCAACGGGCACGCCGAACGACCGTACTGTCTTTGTCAACCTGCGTGGGTTCTACCAGGTTTCCGGTCACGAAAAACCGCTGGAAGAAGCACTCCGCCGTGAAGCCGAATTCTTTGGTGAAAAAATCGACGAAGCCGAACTGCAGAAAATCCTCAAAGAAAACGCCGGCCACGATCATCATGATCACAGCGGTCACGACCATGGACACGATCACGGGCACGAAGTTCCCGACGCGCAGAAAGAGGTGACTGCGATTCTGGTCCAGATGAAAGGTGATCGCCTCCGCGGCTTTTCAACGATCAAGCTCCAGTCCGAACTCAAGGAAGGTAACAAGGCCCAGGCTGTCAATCCAATTCAGCAGATCAGCTGGCTGATGATCAACATCGTAGGCAACGTACGCACGATGCTCATCATCCTGACGAGCCTGATCATCGTCGTCTCCGGCGTCAGCATTTTTGTCAGCATCTACAACTCAATGGCCGACCGTAAACGGGAGATCGCCATCATGCGGGCCCTGGGGGCCGGCCGCACTGCAGTCTTCACCATCATTCTCAGCGAATCCGTTCTGCTCTGTCTGGGAGGGGGTATCCTGGGTATCCTGCTCGGACACGGTCTGGTCTTCGCCGCCGCCCCGATCATCGAAGCCCGCAGCGGACTGCTGATCAATCCGTTCGCTTTCAGCTCAGTTGAACTGATCCTGCTGCCGGTATTAGTCGTTCTGGCCTCACTGGTCGGCTTCATCCCCGCGATGACCGCCTACCGCACCGACGTTGCCAGCACTTTGAGTGATACCTGA
- a CDS encoding ABC transporter ATP-binding protein — protein sequence MSLLLENVKKSYREPDGSTLPILDIERFEVKEQEQVVLIGESGSGKSTLLNVISGITTADSGKVTIAGTEIASMPEVVRDRFRAERIGFVFQTFNLLPAFSALENVLLGMSFSRKKASRDRAKELLALVGLEHRLHHRPKQMSVGEQQRVAVARALANQPKLLLADEPTANVDVGNQETILKLLRDACTQHQIAMLLVTHSQEVASQFERVETLTDFNKVHAQV from the coding sequence ATGTCCCTGCTATTGGAAAATGTCAAAAAGAGCTACCGCGAACCGGATGGCTCGACACTCCCCATCCTGGATATCGAACGCTTTGAAGTCAAAGAACAGGAACAGGTTGTTCTCATCGGCGAGAGTGGCTCGGGGAAATCGACACTGCTCAACGTCATTTCCGGCATCACCACCGCCGACAGCGGGAAAGTCACTATCGCGGGAACCGAAATCGCTTCCATGCCCGAAGTCGTCCGCGACCGCTTTCGCGCCGAACGCATCGGCTTCGTCTTCCAGACCTTCAATCTGCTCCCCGCCTTCTCAGCCCTGGAAAACGTCCTGCTCGGCATGAGCTTCTCGCGAAAAAAAGCGAGCCGCGACCGGGCGAAAGAACTCCTGGCCCTCGTGGGACTTGAGCATCGCCTGCATCACCGCCCCAAACAGATGTCCGTCGGGGAACAGCAACGCGTCGCCGTCGCGCGGGCCCTGGCCAATCAACCCAAACTGCTGCTGGCAGACGAACCGACGGCGAACGTCGATGTCGGCAATCAGGAAACCATCCTCAAACTGCTCCGCGACGCCTGCACTCAGCACCAGATCGCCATGCTGCTGGTCACCCACTCTCAGGAGGTCGCCAGCCAGTTCGAGCGGGTTGAAACGCTGACCGACTTCAACAAGGTCCACGCACAGGTTTGA
- a CDS encoding L,D-transpeptidase family protein, translating into MRSRNRGRWITPFRFIMVTGLGILGAVAWKMDLLPFQVSSAPTGALHEQETADKSSGKTTVQPEEYKEPVLEEATILAQSEPPAEELSDGDDNQRLFRKSEVEMPRVYTRTLNGAIVEAETSVDPLFAETEPPAQFKGAARPVEPLPEPTAAMPEPNAPAKLNPPEGIKRASNPVIKTAKHASYKEEIGGEAAKQAVPDLIAIDELISQRKIIEAHKRLSKIYWDQPEVYPVIKSRIEETARMIYFAPQPHFMKPYEIEPGDQLRKVAQQYGITWEYLAKLNQIDPKRIRPGQKLKVIKGPFHVFVDLSDFTLTVHSHGYFVKRYTIGTGKDHSTPTGKFVVKDKLVDPTYYGPDGVIANDDPTNPLGERWIDIGDSYGIHGTIDPASIGKAESKGCVRMQNDDVAEVYDLLGFGSEVVIRP; encoded by the coding sequence ATGCGAAGTCGTAACCGGGGTCGATGGATTACTCCTTTTCGTTTCATCATGGTAACTGGACTGGGAATTCTGGGCGCGGTCGCCTGGAAAATGGATCTGCTGCCGTTCCAGGTGAGCAGTGCTCCCACAGGTGCGCTGCACGAACAGGAGACTGCAGACAAGTCGTCCGGCAAGACGACTGTGCAGCCGGAAGAATATAAAGAACCGGTCCTGGAAGAAGCCACGATTCTGGCACAGTCGGAGCCGCCTGCGGAGGAACTCTCAGACGGGGATGACAACCAGCGTCTGTTCCGCAAAAGCGAAGTGGAAATGCCCCGGGTTTACACGCGTACGTTGAACGGGGCGATCGTGGAAGCGGAGACCTCCGTCGATCCGCTGTTCGCAGAAACCGAACCCCCGGCCCAATTCAAAGGGGCCGCTCGTCCTGTTGAACCACTGCCCGAACCGACGGCTGCCATGCCTGAGCCCAACGCACCCGCGAAGCTGAATCCCCCCGAGGGGATCAAGCGGGCCAGCAATCCTGTAATCAAGACTGCGAAACATGCCAGCTATAAAGAAGAGATAGGTGGTGAAGCCGCCAAACAGGCCGTACCCGATCTGATTGCGATTGACGAACTGATTTCACAACGGAAAATCATCGAGGCTCACAAGCGGTTGTCCAAAATTTACTGGGATCAGCCTGAAGTCTATCCGGTTATTAAATCACGCATTGAAGAGACGGCGCGGATGATCTACTTCGCACCGCAGCCGCATTTCATGAAGCCTTACGAGATTGAGCCCGGCGATCAATTGCGGAAAGTCGCGCAGCAGTACGGCATCACCTGGGAATACCTGGCGAAGCTGAACCAGATCGATCCCAAGCGGATCCGTCCGGGGCAGAAGCTCAAAGTAATCAAAGGACCCTTTCATGTGTTCGTTGATTTGAGCGACTTCACACTCACGGTGCATTCACACGGTTACTTCGTCAAACGCTATACGATTGGTACCGGCAAGGATCATTCGACGCCGACAGGCAAATTTGTCGTTAAGGACAAGCTGGTCGATCCGACGTATTACGGTCCGGATGGTGTGATTGCCAATGATGATCCGACCAATCCCCTGGGCGAACGCTGGATTGATATCGGCGACAGCTACGGAATTCACGGCACGATTGATCCGGCATCGATTGGCAAAGCGGAGTCCAAAGGGTGCGTGCGGATGCAGAATGACGATGTGGCCGAGGTTTACGATCTGCTGGGTTTTGGCTCGGAAGTCGTGATTCGCCCCTGA